In Ochrobactrum sp. Marseille-Q0166, a single genomic region encodes these proteins:
- the speB gene encoding agmatinase, giving the protein MPSKTIDHAFTTRSLTSAATDPTHAGVLSFMRRLYSKSLKNVEAVVWGIPFDAAVSNRPGARFGPQAIRRASAIFDNDPQYPFERDLFEDLAVIDYGDCLLDYGNHYKTPATIEREAAKILRSDAFLLTLGGDHFVTWPLLKAHAAKYGPLALVQFDAHQDTWFDDGKRIDHGSFVARAVRDGIIDPELSIQIGIRTHAPENCGIKIIYGHEVEDMSALAIADEILNRTAGKKTYLTFDIDCLDPAFAPGTGTPVAGGPSSAKMLSVLRKLTTLDFVGADVVEVAPAYDHADITAIAGATIAMYYLGLLAEQKARRR; this is encoded by the coding sequence ATGCCCTCTAAAACGATTGACCACGCTTTCACCACTCGCAGCCTGACCAGTGCTGCAACCGACCCCACCCATGCGGGGGTGCTATCGTTTATGCGGCGTCTATATAGCAAATCGCTGAAAAATGTCGAAGCCGTCGTCTGGGGTATTCCGTTCGACGCGGCAGTTTCCAACCGTCCAGGCGCACGATTCGGTCCGCAGGCCATTCGGCGTGCATCGGCCATTTTCGACAATGATCCGCAATATCCATTCGAGCGCGATCTGTTTGAAGACCTCGCAGTCATCGACTACGGTGATTGCCTGCTTGATTACGGCAATCATTACAAGACGCCGGCAACAATCGAGCGGGAAGCCGCAAAAATCCTCCGATCAGATGCATTTTTGCTAACGCTTGGCGGCGATCATTTCGTTACATGGCCGCTGCTCAAAGCCCATGCTGCAAAATATGGCCCGCTGGCGCTCGTTCAGTTTGATGCACATCAGGATACATGGTTTGACGATGGGAAACGCATCGATCACGGCTCTTTCGTCGCACGTGCCGTTCGTGACGGGATTATCGATCCTGAACTTTCGATCCAGATCGGCATTCGCACACACGCACCAGAAAATTGCGGCATTAAGATCATTTATGGTCACGAAGTCGAGGATATGTCAGCGCTGGCCATTGCTGACGAAATTCTCAACCGCACTGCTGGCAAGAAAACGTATCTCACCTTCGACATCGATTGCCTTGATCCAGCCTTTGCGCCTGGAACCGGGACACCTGTCGCTGGAGGCCCTTCGTCTGCAAAGATGCTTTCCGTACTGCGCAAGCTGACAACGCTTGATTTTGTGGGTGCCGATGTCGTTGAGGTTGCACCGGCTTATGATCATGCCGATATAACGGCAATCGCCGGAGCGACAATTGCAATGTATTATCTTGGATTGCTGGCGGAACAAAAAGCAAGACGACGATAG
- the argC gene encoding N-acetyl-gamma-glutamyl-phosphate reductase: MKPKIFIDGEHGTTGLQIRSRLAERDDLEVISIPEAERRNKDLRADYLRAADIAILCLPDDASKEAVALLEGHNSTRIIDTSTAHRVHADWAYGFAELAKGQRERIAEARLVANPGCYPTGAIALVRPLRDAGLLAADYPISVNAVSGYTGGGKQMIAQMEDKNHPEHLAANNFLYGLSLHHKHVPELQLHGRLDRRPIFSPSVGRFPQGMIVQVPLFVTELEGAPSLKDIHAALTAHYAGQDIVEVVSLDESSKLARVDAEELAGKDGMKLFVFGTEGDNQVNLVALLDNLGKGASGAAVQNMNLMLGK; encoded by the coding sequence ATGAAACCGAAAATCTTCATCGACGGCGAACACGGCACAACCGGTCTGCAAATCCGCAGCCGCCTTGCCGAACGCGACGATCTTGAAGTGATTTCAATCCCGGAAGCCGAGCGACGCAACAAGGATTTGCGCGCCGACTATCTGCGTGCTGCCGATATTGCGATCCTCTGCTTGCCGGATGACGCTTCAAAAGAAGCTGTTGCGCTGCTCGAAGGTCATAACTCGACGCGTATCATTGATACCTCAACCGCACATCGGGTACATGCCGACTGGGCCTATGGTTTTGCAGAGCTTGCAAAAGGACAGCGTGAACGCATTGCAGAGGCGCGGCTCGTTGCCAATCCCGGCTGTTATCCGACGGGTGCAATCGCACTGGTGCGCCCATTGCGCGACGCTGGCCTGCTGGCAGCGGATTATCCGATCAGCGTCAATGCGGTTTCCGGCTATACGGGAGGCGGCAAGCAGATGATCGCGCAGATGGAAGACAAGAACCATCCGGAGCATCTCGCAGCCAATAATTTCCTCTACGGCCTGTCGCTGCACCACAAGCATGTGCCGGAACTGCAACTGCATGGCCGTCTGGATCGTCGCCCGATTTTCAGCCCAAGCGTGGGGCGCTTCCCGCAAGGTATGATCGTTCAGGTTCCGCTGTTTGTTACTGAGCTCGAAGGCGCTCCATCGCTCAAGGATATTCATGCCGCTCTGACCGCTCATTACGCTGGTCAGGATATTGTGGAAGTAGTTTCCCTTGACGAAAGCAGCAAGCTTGCGCGCGTTGATGCAGAGGAGCTTGCAGGCAAGGATGGCATGAAGCTATTCGTGTTTGGTACAGAAGGTGACAATCAGGTCAATCTCGTTGCCCTGCTCGACAATCTCGGCAAGGGCGCATCAGGTGCCGCTGTTCAGAATATGAACCTTATGCTTGGAAAATAA
- a CDS encoding COX15/CtaA family protein, which translates to MTAVSVPHSDDDNRRLIRYWLYAVFVVLIAIVMVGGATRMTGSGLSITEWKPIHGVIPPLNHTEWLEEFDKYRQIPQYQQINKGMTLEEFQFIFWWEWAHRMLARFVGFLVAIPLAFFWLTGRLNTTLKYRMLGLLALGGLQGAIGWWMVASGLSERTSVSQYRLAVHLTTACIIITAVFYIARGLAKYTERPSERSIQRFAGWLVFAVLVQIYLGGLVAGLHAGLTYNTWPLMDGAIIPSDLFIQSPWWINLFENPKTVQFVHRMFAYTVLVLAVLHLFQVRRNAPGTTHARRTIVLLGLILIQAAIGIATLLMSVPLDLGLTHQFVALIVLAFAVAHWRATKGAYQE; encoded by the coding sequence ATGACGGCAGTTTCCGTTCCACATAGCGATGATGACAATCGTCGGCTGATCCGCTATTGGCTTTATGCGGTTTTTGTCGTTCTCATTGCTATTGTCATGGTTGGCGGAGCCACACGCATGACTGGCTCTGGACTTTCAATTACGGAATGGAAGCCGATTCACGGTGTTATCCCGCCACTCAATCACACTGAATGGTTGGAAGAATTCGATAAATATCGCCAGATTCCGCAATATCAGCAAATCAATAAGGGCATGACCCTTGAAGAGTTCCAGTTTATCTTCTGGTGGGAATGGGCGCATCGCATGCTTGCGCGTTTTGTTGGCTTTCTGGTTGCCATTCCACTCGCATTCTTTTGGCTGACTGGACGCCTTAATACGACGCTGAAATATCGTATGCTCGGCCTGCTCGCATTGGGCGGTTTGCAGGGGGCTATTGGCTGGTGGATGGTGGCTTCGGGGTTAAGCGAACGCACAAGTGTCAGCCAGTACCGGCTTGCAGTCCACCTGACGACGGCCTGTATCATCATCACGGCAGTATTTTACATTGCGCGGGGGTTGGCGAAATACACCGAACGACCGTCAGAACGCTCGATCCAGCGCTTTGCTGGCTGGTTGGTATTTGCCGTGTTGGTACAGATCTATCTTGGCGGACTTGTTGCCGGCCTACATGCCGGTTTGACTTACAACACTTGGCCATTGATGGACGGCGCGATCATTCCATCAGATTTGTTTATTCAATCGCCATGGTGGATCAATCTGTTTGAAAACCCGAAAACCGTACAGTTTGTGCATCGCATGTTTGCGTACACGGTCCTGGTTTTGGCTGTGCTACATCTTTTTCAGGTGCGGAGGAATGCTCCCGGAACCACTCATGCACGCCGCACAATCGTTTTACTGGGCCTAATATTGATACAGGCGGCAATTGGTATTGCAACGCTTCTGATGAGCGTTCCGCTTGATCTTGGTCTTACACATCAGTTTGTAGCACTGATCGTGTTGGCCTTTGCCGTTGCCCACTGGCGCGCAACGAAAGGTGCGTATCAGGAATAA
- a CDS encoding DUF2842 domain-containing protein, with translation MPVRLKKLIGTFLLVALVIVYAIFATIIAVAQLAESPAWVHLLYFLLTGLLWVLPAMAIIWWMAQPPRQKRH, from the coding sequence ATGCCAGTACGACTGAAAAAACTCATCGGGACATTTTTGCTTGTAGCGTTGGTGATCGTTTATGCAATTTTTGCAACGATTATCGCGGTTGCACAGTTGGCTGAATCACCAGCATGGGTTCATCTGCTCTATTTCCTCCTAACCGGACTGCTCTGGGTTCTTCCTGCAATGGCAATCATCTGGTGGATGGCTCAGCCTCCGCGCCAGAAACGTCACTGA